A window from Nomascus leucogenys isolate Asia chromosome 24, Asia_NLE_v1, whole genome shotgun sequence encodes these proteins:
- the LOC100601206 gene encoding PRAME family member 25-like has product MKMSIQTPPRLLELAGRSLLRDQALAISTLEELPTELFPPLFLEAFNRRRCEALKLMVQAWPFRRLPLRPLMKMPCLDTFHAVLDGLDALLTHGVRPRRWKLQVLDLQDVSDNFWMVWSEAMAHGCFPVAMRNRKPVPDCPRMIGEQPLTVFIDLWLKNRSLDAYLTCLLLWVKQRKHLLHLCCKKLRILGTPFRNLRNILKMVNLDCIQEVEVNCKWALPILTQFTPYMGQMRNLQKLVVSHMDVSRYTSSKQKEFVTQFTIQFLKLHYLQKLYMNSLSFLEGHLDQLLSCLKTPLKILAITNCVLLESDLRHLSQCPSVSQLKILDLSGIRLANFSLVPLQVLLERVAATLEDLDLDDCGIADSQVDTILPALSRCYELTTFSFCGNPISMATLDNLLCHTIRLNNLRLELYPAPRESYDADGTLCWSRFAQLRADLMGRVRDLRHPRRILLCTDYCPDCGSRSFYGLEVDQCCC; this is encoded by the exons ATGAAGATGAGCATCCAGACTCCACCCAGACTCCTGGAGCTGGCGGGGCGGAGCCTGCTGAGGGATCAGGCCTTGGCCATCTCCACCCTGGAGGAGCTGCCCACGGAACTTTTCCCCCCACTTTTCCTGGAGGCCTTCAACAGGAGACGCTGTGAGGCCCTGAAGCTGATGGTGCAAGCCTGGCCTTTCCGCCGCCTCCCTCTGAGGCCTCTGATGAAGATGCCTTGTCTGGACACCTTCCACGCTGTGCTGGATGGGCTTGATGCACTGCTTACCCACGGGGTTCGTCCCAG GAGGTGGAAACTTCAAGTGCTGGACTTACAGGATGTCTCTGACAACTTCTGGATGGTTTGGTCTGAAGCTATGGCCCATGGGTGCTTCCCAGTTGCcatgaggaacagaaaaccagtgCCGGACTGTCCAAGGATGATAGGAGAGCAGCCCTTGACTGTGTTCATAGACCTTTGGCTCAAGAACAGGTCTCTGGATGCATACCTCACCTGCCTCCTTCTGTGGGTCAAGCAGAGGAAACATTTACTACACCTGTGCTGTAAGAAGCTGAGAATTTTGGGAACGCCCTTCCGCAATCTCAGAAACATCCTGAAAATGGTGAACCTAGACTgtatccaggaggtggaagtgaATTGCAAATGGGCACTGCCCATCCTGACACAGTTTACCCCATACATGGGCCAGATGAGGAATCTTCAGAAGCTCGTTGTCTCCCACATGGATGTCTCTCGCTACACTTCCTCAAAACAGAAGGAGTTTGTTACCCAATTCACCATTCAGTTCCTCAAGCTGCACTACCTCCAAAAGCTTTATATgaactctctttctttcctcgAAGGCCACCTGGACCAGCTGCTGAG CTGTCTGAAGACCCCGTTAAAGATCCTCGCAATAACTAACTGTGTGCTTTTGGAATCAGACTTGAGGCATCTATCCCAGTGCCCGAGCGTCAGTCAACTAAAGATCCTGGACCTGAGTGGCATCAGACTGGCCAATTTCAGTCTTGTGCCTCTCCAAGTTCTCCTAGAAAGAGTTGCAGCCACCCTTGAGGACCTGGACTTAGATGACTGTGGCATCGCAGACTCCCAAGTCGATACCATCCTGCCTGCCCTGAGCCGCTGCTATGAGCTCACCACCTTCAGCTTCTGTGGAAATCCCATCTCCATGGCCACCCTGGACAACCTGCTGTGCCACACAATCAGACTCAACAACTTACGCCTGGAGCTGTATCCTGCCCCGCGGGAGAGTTATGACGCTGATGGTACTCTCTGCTGGAGCAGATTTGCCCAACTTAGGGCTGACCTGATGGGGAGAGTGAGGGACTTAAGGCACCCCAGGAGGATCTTGTTGTGTACTGACTACTGCCCTGACTGTGGCAGCAGGTCATTTTATGGCCTGGAGGTAGATCAGTGCTGCTGTTGA